GGCCGTTGCTGCTATGAGACGTATCAACATGTTGCTCTTTGCTCGCTGTTTGGGACGGTAGTGCGTCCGTTAGACCTGTGGGGCAAACTAGGCTCTACGGGAAGAGTTCCCTGTAGAGAGCTGATTTAACCGGGATCTACAGTGCCTAGAGCGCCGTGCGTCAGACGCACAAAGGACGCTGCAGCACAAACGCCCTGTCAGCCGCCTTGACGAGCACACCGACAGGGCTCATTGGCTCCGTCTGCTCAAGCCGGAAGCGCGCCCGACTTCTTCGCGACCCAGGTGGCGACATAGTCCATCAGGGCCGGCGACAGACAGTCGTAGGGCTCCAGGCCAAGCTCTCTCAGGCGGGCGCGGATGCCATCCATCTGGCTGGGATCCACGCCGGATTCGATGATGGAGGACACGAAGGCCGCAAAGCCCGGCGGAGCCCAGCCCGACTCCTCGAATCGCTCGGGGTGAATGAAGTCCAGCCCCTGGAAGGCATGCTCCCGCTCCACCGGCCCATACATGTGAACGCCGCATTCCCTGCAGGCGTGCCGCTGGATCAGCGCGGAGGGATCGACCACTTGCAACTTGTCGCCGTTTTCGAGCACGGTCACCTTGTCGTGCGGAACGACCGCGACAATGGAGAAGTAGGCGCCACTGGGCTTCCAGCATTTGGTGCAGCCGCAGGCGTGGTTGTGGGCAATCTGTCCCTCGATCCTCACCCTGACCGGCCTGTCCGTGCAGGCACAAACGAGCGTGCCCCCGGCGAAGTTCGGACTGGCCTGTTTAATGCCACCATCCACCGCCGGATGAATACGAATGGAACTGTTCATTGCGTGTCCTCCCTGTTGTGGCCGAAGCCCCCACCCGGTCGCGGATGCTGTAGCGCTTCGGCTCAGTTCGAGCGTCCGGCGCTCAGTAGAGCACGACCGAGCGGATGCTTTCGCCGGAATGCATGAGCTCGAAGCCCTTGTTGATGTCGTCGAGGGCCAAGGTGTGGGTGATCATCGGATCGATCGCGATCTTGCCTTCCAAGTACCAGTCGACGATCTTCGGCACGTCGGTGCGGCCGCGGGCGCCGCCAAAGGCGGTGCCTATCCAGCTGCGGCCGGTGACGAGCTGGAACGGCCGCGTCGAAATCTCCTGGCCGGCGCCGGCCACGCCGATGATCACCGACTTGCCCCAGCCGCGATGCGAGGCCTCGAGCGCCTGGCGCATCACCTTGACATTGCCGGTGCAGTCGAAGGTGTAGTCGGCGCCGCCGATCTGGTCGGCGCCGCGCTTCGTCAGGTTGACGAGATAGGCGACGATGTCGTCGCCGACCTCGGTCGGATTGACGAAATGGGTCATGCCGAACCTTTCGCCCCAGGGCTTCTTGGCGTTGTTGAAATCGACGCCGATGATCATGTCGGCACCGGCGAGCCGCAGCCCTTGAATGACGTTCAAACCGATGCCGCCGAGCCCGAAGACGATCGCCGTCGCGCCGATCTCGACCTTGGCGGTGTTGATCACGGCGCCGATGCCGGTGGTGACGCCGCAGCCGATGTAGCAGATCTTGTCGAAGGGCGCGTCGGGATTGACCTTGGCGACGGCGATCTCCGGCAGCACGGTAAAGTTCGCAAAGGTCGAGCAGCCCATATAGTGGTGGATCTTGTCGCCGTTAATCGAGAAGCGCGAGGTGCCGTCCGGCATCAGCCCCTGGCCTTGGGTGGCGCGGATGGCGGTGCAGAGATTGGTCTTGCGCGAAAGGCACGAGGGGCAGGCGCGGCATTCCGGCGTATAGAGCGGGATGACGTGGTCGCCCTTCTTCACCGAGGTGACGCCAGGGCCGACATCGACGACGATGCCGGCGCCCTCATGGCCGAGGATTGCCGGAAACAGCCCTTCCGGATCGGCGCCGGAGAGCGTGAAGTCGTCGGTATGACAGATGCCGGTCGCCTTGACCTCGACCAGCACCTCGCCGGCCTTCGGGCCCTCGAGCTGCACAGTTTTCACTTCCAGCGGTTTGCCGGCCTGAACGGCCACGGCTGCGCGTACGTCCATGTCTCCGTCCTCCCTACTGCATGTTTCCTTAAATCGTACCCGATTTAAGGACAAAAACATGCAGCAATTCAAAGTGCTACAGCGTCCTTTGTGCGTCTGAAAAGACGCACGGCGCTGTAGAGCATCATCTCCGCCATGGACTCGTTCGTTAGGACGAGCCCGACAAGATGCAGCCTCTTCTCAACCTTGGGCAGTCACCGGATGCAGGTGACTTACCGGTACTTCAACGTCACTCCGTGATGCTCTCGTCATCCTCATTGAGCAGCGGGACACCGTACGAGAGCAACAGCTTGTTGATGTCCTCCTGGTTCTCCCTGATGAAGCTGTTGAGCGTGCGTTTCCATTGCTGGTCGGACGGCCGCACCCCCATCGTGATCCGATAGGCCATGCGAGAGCCGCCCTTCTCCCTGGTCAAGGGCACGATAGCCAGATCGACTTCCGACTTGCGGACGTAATAACCTGCCATCGGTCCCCAAACCACGGCGGCGTCAATCACGCCTGCCACGATGTCGCGGACCATGACCTCAGCCATTGACGGCGCCATCCGCGTGTCGACTACCAGAGGATAGATCTTTGCTTTGCGCATCAGTTTTGCCGCCGCCATATTTGCGGAGGGCGACGTTGCGTGCACCACGCCGACCCTCTTGTCGACAAGCTTCGGATCGGTCAGCGTTTCCACGCCGGCAAGATCGCCGTCCTTCTTATAAATCAGCACATAGGAGGAGCGGTAATAAGCGTTTGTGTTCTGGACGAGTTCGTCCCCCTGAGCATACCCCATGATGACATCGCAGCGATTGGCGCCGAGCGTATTGCGCACAAAACCAGGGATCGACGGAAACCAGGTATAGGCGACGGAGCTTCGTCCCGTCGCGGCTGCGACCATCTCGGCGAGCTTGTTCTCGAACCCTTCGCCGCTCTTGTCGGAGAAGGGCATGTTGGACGGGTCGGCGCAGACCCGCAGCGTCTCCGGGTCAACCAGCTCGCCGGCGGCCCCGAGCCCGGCGCCCTGGGAATGGGCCTGCAACGGCATCAGCGCGGCCATGGTCATCGAGATGAGGGCTGCACTGCAAGTCCGATGGGCGCCGTATGCCATGTCATCCACCCATGCAGGACGCTTCGTAGGCCGTGGCCGCTTCCGGTTTGTTGGCCTTCTTGGGTGGACGACCGCGCGGTGCCGCTTCGACAGCTCGGGCGCGCAGGTAGATGTAGATGTCATCGAGGTAGCAATATACGTTCTTGTTGTCTCCAAAGGCAGGCATGACAACTTCTTTGCCGCCGACGACGCTCTTGCGTCCTTCGGCGACGATCGAAAGGAATGTCCCGTAATCGACATTCTTCATGGTCTTGACGAGCGCCGGGGCATAGGAGGACCCTTCGCCGTCGGGTCCGTGACAGACATGACAATCGGCGTGATAGCGGCGATATCCGTTGAACGTGTACCAATCGACGATGCCATTCTCGATCTTGAAGGTGGGATTGCCTTCGGCGTCGAAGTGCTTCCCGTCCTCCTCCGTGACGCTGGCGGCCTTTTCCTTGCTGTCTTCAGCTCGGGCAGCGCTGTTTGCAAACGGCAGCAGAACCGCGGCAAGGGTTGAAATGACAAAGCGTGATATCATTCATGACCTCTTTCCCGCCGCATGGTTTATTTTCCCAATGGACAGACGGGGCTTGAGATTCTTGTCTGGTGGAAGCGAAAGCCCGGCAGCATTTTCTGCTGCAATTGGTCCGGGCTCTCGCTCAGGCAACCGTGATCAATCCGGAAGACCGAACACCGTCAGTTGTCCGCCCAGAGTGGTATAGTCGGCCAACTTAGCGTAACCGCCGACCGCTCCCAGACCTGCTGTGGCGATGACTTGGCTTTCTTCGGTCGGAGCTCTCTCACCGGCCACTGCCTGCTGCCACGCTGCAGCACCTTCAGCGCCCAGAAGGCCGCCGGCGAGTCCGATGCCGGCCCAGCCGCCGATACCCGACAGAACCGCGACATACTGCTTGCCGCCGTGCTCGAAGGTGTTGATGTTGCCGATGATGCCGGACGGAGTCTTGAACCTGTAGAGTTCTTTTCCTTCTGGATCCACTGCCTTGATGTAGCCTTCGAGTGTGCCATAGAAGATGACGTCGCCCTCCGTTGCGAGCGCCCCTGACCACACTGAAAACTGCTCCGGCTTCGACCAGACGATCTCACCCTTGGCCGCGTCCCAGGCAATGAAATTACCCATGCCCCCGTGGCTGTTGGGCGTGGGGTACATGTTCACGGTCGCACCCACATAGGCCTGACCGGCCGTGTAGCTTACCCTGTACGGCTCATAGTCCATGCAGACATGGTTTGTCGGCACATAGAACAGTTTCGTCTTTGGCGAATAGGTTGCCGGTTGCTGGTCTTTCGTTCCAAGCGCTGCCGGGCAGACACCGGTGGTGTTAAAGTCCTCGCCGTTATGTTCGGTGGAGTACTTTTCTACAACCTGCGGACGCCCATACTTGTCGCTCTTGGGATCCATCACGACCTCGGTCGCCCAGTTCACCGTCGGATCGTACTTCTTGGCAACCAGAAGTTCACCCGTTGCACGGTCAAGGGTGTATGCGAAGCCGTTGCGGTCGAAATGCACGACCACGTCCCTCGGCTGACCCATGATTTCCATGTCGTCGACAAGGATCATCTCATTGACGCCGTCATAGTCCCATTCGTCATGCGGCGTCATTTGATAGGCCCACTTGGCCATGCCCGTGTCGGGATCGCGCGCAAAGATCGTCATCGACCAACGGTTGTCGCCGGGTCTCTGGTTGGGGTTCCAGGTGGAAGGATTTCCGGTCCCATAATAGATCAGATTGAGCTCTGGATCGTAGGAGTACCAACCCCATGTGGTTCCGCCGCCGGTCTTCCACTGCTCGCCTTCCCAGGTGTTCATCCCGGAGTCTTTGCCGACCGGCTTGCCGAGATGGGTCGTCTTCTCCGGGTCGATCAGCGTTTCTGAATCAGGACCTGTCGAATATGCGCGCCACGCTCGCTTGCCATCACTCAAATTGTAGGCCGTGATATGACCGCGGACACCATACTCGGCACCGGATATGCCGACGATTACCTTGTCCTTCACCACCATGGGTGCGGACGTGGACGATTCGGACAGACTCCCGTCTTTTTTCTCGCCATTTTGGACTTGCCAAACGACCTTGCCGGTCTTGGCATCAAGCGCGGTGATCGTCGTATCCGCCTGGGCAAGGATGATCTTGCCGTCGCCGTAGGCCACACCGCGGTTGACGGTGTCGCAGCACATGATAGCGATGACGTTCGGATCCTGCTTTGGCTCGTATTTCCAAAGCATCCTGCCTTCGTTCTTGAGATCAAGCGCATAGACGATATTCGGGAACGGCGTGTGTACGTACATCACGTCGCCGATCACGAGCGGGCCACCTTCATGGCCGCGCAAAACACCAGTGGAGAAGGTCCACTTGACCTGCAGATCCTTGACGTTGTCCTTGTTGATCTGTTTCAGTTTCGAGTAGCGGGTGTTTGCATAGTCGCCCGTAGGCATCGCCCAATTCTTCGCGTCGGCTGCAAGGGCCATCAGTTCCTCATTGGCCAATGCACTTCCGGCGAGAGCCGCCGTCAGAAATCCAGCAGCGGTCATCGGCAGATAGACGAATTTTCCAAGCATGCGCATGCGAAATCCTCCCGATGTCGATTATTCAACCCGAGGTTCGCCATCACAAATCCTCGGGATACCACAAAGGCCAGCCCAAGCGATGTCATGCTTGTCATGGGGACATGCGCTTCCGTCAGCGTGTCACGATCGTTTGGATGGGCAGTAGGCACCGCAATTGCCCGTTCCATTGATCGGACACTTTGCCGCTCCCTAAAGACAAGCCTTGAAGCCGGAAACCGATGGAAGAATAGGCTTTAAGACCCAATAACGCAAATTAAATCTCACGGAGTTTGTGCATCGCAAAACGAAACATGCTGCTACGCAACATGGCATTACTGTCTTTTTAGATTAGCCACGCCCGATTTACTGCAATAATGTGGAGTATCGATAAGAATAACTTGGCTTCTGTTTATGTCCCGGGAGATCACGGTGACCACTCGAACTTTGGGCGCGATCGCTTTTCTCGCTCCGTTTATGTGTGTTGTCACGGTATCGGCGGCCGGAGACTATCCGACAGTTGCGGTCGCGGATTATGTGTACGCCTGTATGAAAGCAAATGGCGAGACGCGAGCCGCACTCGAGAGCTGTTCCTGCTCTATCGACGTCATAGCCTCGATCATGCCGTACGAGCGCTATGAGGCGGCCGAGACGTTCAGGAGCCTAGGACTTCAGACGGGCGAAAGAGGGGCTCTGTTTCGCGAGAGTGCGCCGGCGAAATCTGCCGACGCCGAATTGAGACGAGCGCAGGCAGAAGCAGATGTCCGCTGCTTCTGACCTTCAAGCTCCGCGCTCCGATCGCCCCTTCCCCAGCAGAGCCGCGCGCTTATCCGTTTGGCGATTACACGGCGTCGGGAAACCTCTTGTGAAAAGCCAAGACGAGATTGTCGAGCGCTGGCGCGTCGCGCAAACGGCGTTCGAGAGGCACGTCGAAGATGCCAAGCACCTGCGCCGGGCGCGGTGACAGCAGGATGATACGATCGGCCAGCAGAAGGGCTTCGCGCAAATTGTGGGTCACCATCAGTGCGGTGGTGGGCCGAGCTGCCCATACCGTCGTCAGAAGACGGCGCAAGCTGTCGGCGGTCCGTTCGTCGAGCGAGGCGAAAGGCTCATCCAGAAAGAGCACGGCTGGTTCCGTCGCGAACGCTCGCGCCAGTGCCGCGCGTCGCGCAAGCCCGAGCGAAAGCTCCGAAGGGTAGAGCGACCGCATTGCGGAGAGACCTAGAACTCCGAACAGCGAATCCAGGTCTTTGTCCCTGAGGTTCCGAGGCAGCGCCAGGCGGACGTTCTGCTCCACTGTGCGCCAGGGGAGAAGCACCGGCTCCTGGAAGACCGCAGCGATGCGGTTGGAGCCGCCTTCCGGCAACTGATAGCTGCCCAAGAATTGCCGATCGAGACCCAGCAGGATTCGCAAGGTCGTGGTCTTCCCGCAGCCGGAGGGCCCCAGCAGGCAGGCAAATTCGCCGTGCCTGACCTCGAAGGAAAGTCCGCGCAGGGCGACAATCGTAACGCCCCTGGCCGACCGGAAGGTCTTCTCGGCAATGTCGACTTTAAGCGGGGCGGCGGCGCCAGCGGGTTGCGTGTCGTTCAAGTGGCTGCACCAGAAGGAGTTCGATCAACAGCATGATGGCCACGAAGGCCAGCGTGTAAGCAAGGATGGCGGCAACATCGAATATCTGGAAGTAGAGATAGATCTGGAAGCCGACACCGCTGGAGCGACCGAGCAGCTCGACGACGAGCACGATCTTCCAGATCAGCGCAATGCCGGAGCGCGAGGCGGCCGCGAAATAGGGCTGCAACTGCGGCATCAGGACATGGCGGATACGCTCGACCGGTCCCAGCCGGTACACGGTGGCCATTTCTGCGAAACGAGGGTCAAGCGCACGCGCACCCTCGCGCATGGTGACGACGACATTGGGTATCTTGTTGACCGCAACGGCACCGATCGCGGCAGCCTCCGTCAGGCCGAACCAAATATAGGCGAGGACGATAACGACGAGCGCCGGGAGGTTGAGAAAGAGGACAAGCCAGGGATTGAAGAAGGAATCCGCCCGCCGATGCATGCCGAGCAGGACGCCGATGACAGTCCCGAAGACCATGGCGACGACATAGGCCGCCGCCACCCGCCCGAGCGTCATAGCGAGATGATAGCCAAGATCGCCGCTCGCCGCCTCCTTGAGAAGCACCCGCCAAACCTCAAGCGGTGGCGGAAACGCACGGCTCGGCCAGATCCCTGCGGCGACGCTCCAGACCAGGCATAGCCCGAGCAGCGATGCCATCACCATCACCGCAGGCAACAAGACGCCAATCCAGCGATAGACCGGGTGGGCACGCCGGGTTGCGGAGATCCCGTTTTCCGATCCCGATGCTATCATGTCTTCAATGCCGCCCAGAAAGTCCCGGGAGCCATTTGTCGCGCTTCACCGACAAGTTTCTCCCCGCCCAGGTCGGCGAGAATTTCGTACAGCTTGGCGGCATCGCTTTCCTCTTCGGCAATAGGTCGGTTTGGAATGCCTTCCCGATAGCGATCACGCAGCACCTGGAGTTCCCTGCCTTCCGCTCGAACAATGGGGGCCAGACGCTGCCATTCGGCGTCGGAATCGGCCAGAAGCTTCTTGGCCGCCGCACTTGCCCTGACGAAGCTCATCGGCACGTCGGGGTTTTCGTTCGCCCATTTGTCATGGAAGACATATCCCAGCGCCGAGACAGGTCCCGAGGCCCCGAGCGACTTGGCTGCATCGTCGGCACCGATCAGGCGGCGAAAGCCTTTTGCTTCGAGACGCGCGCAGAAATGCCAGAAGTTCAAGACCGCGTCGAGTTCGCCGGAGAGAGCCTTTTCCGAAAGCAGGGGCGGCGCACCGAAAACGACGTCAGCCTCCCTGGCCAGGTCCATCTTATAGTCACGCTGGGCAAGTCCTTGGATCAGAAGCCAACTCTTGTCGAGCGACCCACCGGCTACGCCGATCTTTCTTCCTACAAGGTCCGGGATGCCGCGAATTGGCGCGTCCTCCTTGACCATGATAGCGCCAACCGCGGTCGAGTAAGGCGCGAAGGTGAGGTCCTCGCCCATGGAGCGCTGGCGCGACACCCACAACCAGTCGGAAACGATAATGTCCAGATCCCCAGCAAGGATGGCGACGTTGGTGGCGTCTTCGCCAGCGAAATGGACCACTTCCACGTCGACGCCGTTGGCCGCATCAAGCCGATTGTGCTTGATGGTGTCGAGTTCCCAGTTCACCGTGCCGAATTTCAGAACGCCCACCCGTATCTTCGGAGCGGGAGGGCTAGCCAAGGCGCGGAATCCGAGCGGATTTGCAGCAGCCAGCAAGGCGACGCCGCAAAATACGCGCCGCGATATGTTCATGACGCTACCTCCCAGCAAATGGCTGCGACCACATCAAATTTCCCGATCCTCTTCAGGGAACACACATGTCCATCGCACGACTCTCAGCCCCGGATGGCTCTCGGACCACCTCGCGATCTCCCTCGGGGCCAACAGCATGCACTCGGCAAGCGACCCACGGCTCTCGAAATACAAATGCTCAGTGCGGCAACTCGTGGGGTTGGCCAACATGCAGACAGTCAGGACGAGATCGACGAGGTTCACTTGAGCACCTTTCGCTGCGCGAAGACGCGCGGAAAGAACCCTGATTTGGCATGCTGAGCATGCGATAGACCGGCCTTCACTATAGCGCAGCGCGCAAAGATCGCTGTAGCACTTTGAATTACTGCATAGTTTTGTCCTTAAATCGGCACGATTTGAGGAACATGCAGCAGGTGCCTGGATGGAAAGCCGGCGATGAGGATACGCGCGCAAAGAACGAGCGTCAAATCCTGCGAAGCGCCGCTCCGGCGGCGGAAGGCGCGGCGCTCATCTGGCTTTCAGCGCTTCCGAAATCGTCTTGACCAATGCGTATAAACGCCGCTCGATCAGCGTCGGCACCTCGCAGACGAAGCTTAGCGATCGCGCGCGCTCCTGAAATACACGTGTCTGAAACGCGAGCCGGTCACTCCGCAGCGCGATTTCGTTCGGGTCGGCATCGGCCTTGGCCCGCAACGCATCCACGGCAGAGGCCTCCTGCCGCAGGACTTCCGCGATGTCCCTCTGCCTTTTGGCGTAGCGTGCAATGCCGGCGATAACGTCCGAGCGCTCTCGGTTCATCTGATCGAACAGCCCCTGCACGAGCATGGTCAAGCGCCGCTCCCCCTCGTCCTCCGGCAAGCTTTCCGCATACCATCTGATCTTTTGCTGCGCCTCCGGTAGCGGCAGCCGGCGGGCCGACAGTTCCGTCACCAAAGCAGAAATCCCCGCATCTTTGGACCAGTCGGCGGCCGTCTGCGGCAGGTTGCCACCAGTCCAGAACTGGCCAAGCGAAAGCTCCGGAACCTTGCGCTGAATACACGGCCAGTCCGGATCGGACCCTTGCGCAGCCAAGGCCGGCCAAGCGACGAGTGCAGCTCCTGCCGCCGCGAGGATAATACGCACGAGGGATAGGCACCACATCAGGCACTTCCTCCGGATCCTGCTTGCGGCCGAGAAAGGCGGTTGATGGATCATAAGCGAGGATCGCGTCGGCCGAAAGGAGCACGGCGAACGCGACCACGGTCAGGGGGCTGCGCCTTGCCAGCGAGTTGCGATTGCCGAACATGGCGTAACTGCTTTCGCTGCAGGCCGGCAGCAATTCGCACATGGTGCGACGCATATTAGCTACCCACGTCCACCCGCGCTTCGCGGTCGATGTCGCCGAGCGATCCAACGTATCCCGAGCGAAGGCATGGACAAGCCGGTTATCGTCAATGCAATCAACCGTTTCCGCGTGCTCGCGAATGCTGGTACAGCGCCGGCTCTGGGGCGGGGGCCGGCGATGCTCACATGACCGCCGGCCCGATTTTCCTAGGCCCTAATGAACTCGAGCAGATCCGGATTGATCACATCGGCATGCGTCGTCAGCATGCCGTGCGAATAGCCCTCATAGACCTTGAGCGTACCGTTTTTCAGGAGCTTCACGGCGAGCCGCGCGGAATTGTCGATCGGCACGATCTGGTCGTCGTCTCCGTGCATGACCAGTGTCGGCACCTCGACCCTCTTGAGGTCCTCGGTGAAGTCGGTTTCGGAGAAGGCCTTGATGCCGTCGTAGTGGGCTTTGGCGCTGCCCATCATGCCCTGCCGCCACCAGTTCTGGATCGCTCCCGTCGAGACCTGCGCACCGGGGCGGTTGAATCCGTAGAAGGGACCACTTGGGAGATCGAGGAAGAACTGGGCGCGGTTTGCGGCGAGCTGGGCGCGAAGACCGTCGAACACCTCGATCGGAAGCCCGCCGGGATGGGCTTCTGTCTTGAGCATGATTGGCGGCACCGCGCCGACCATGACGAGCTTGGCGACGCGGCCGGCACCATGGCGAGCGACATAGGCCAGAGCCTCGCCGCCGCCGGTGGAGTGGCCGATGTGGATGGCATCGCGCAGGTCGAGCTCACTCGCAAGCGCGGCGACATCAGCGGCATACTGGGCGATGTCGTGGCCCTCGCTGACCTGGGACGAGCGGCCGTGGCCGCGCCGGTCGTGGGCGATCACACGGTAGCCCTTGCTCAGGAAATAGAGCATCTGCGCGTCCCAGTCGTCCGAGGAAAGCGGCCAGCCGTGGTGGAACACGATCGGCTGGCCCGAGCCCCAATCCTTGTAGAAGATCTCGACACCGTCTTCCGTCTTGATGAAGTTCTGGGTCATGGGAACCGTTCCTTTGCTTCGGTTTGAAATGGGAAGTTGCCGCCGCGGACCGTCTGCACCCGGATCCGGGCACAGCAGATGCGCGGGAAAGTAGCGTCGTCCGAGCGGCCGGGCGAGCGAGGCTTGCTCTCCGCCTCCTCGCCGCCCCACCTCGAAGCCTAAGGAGGCCTCCGGACAAGTCTTGTCGTTTTCCGTTGTGTTTAGGATAAAAGTCGCGTCGCGTGCGAATGCTCGCAGTCAGTTGCGACCGAGATGGGGCAGATCTATCGACAACAGATGGTTTACCACGGGCGCCTCTGGACCCTTGTGGAAGCCGCGGACTTCCTGCTGTACGTCGGCGTCGGCCTTTGACACGCGCCGGTGCTGGCGAAGATGCTCGGCCCAGGATTCGACCATAAACCACTCGACGATTCTCTGCGGATCGGCGGCGTCCTCGGTGACGCCCCAGCCATAGGCACCATCGCGGCGACGCTCTCCGGAGAGCTTCGCGAGTGCCTGCAGAAAATCGCTCCGGTCGCTTTCGTCGACCCGGTATTCGATGGTGACGAGCACGGGACCGCGATCGTGCTCGACGGGGGCAGCCGTGAGAGGTTCCGGCCAGTGGCTGGAGGCCACCAGGTCCGCGTCGCCCTTTGGCAGCTTGACGAGGTGAAAGATGAGCCCCGCCACGGCAAGTCCAACGGCGCCGAGAACAAGGGTCGTCGGAACGCCGGCGATCTCCGCGACGGCACCCCAGGCAAGGCTCCCGGCGGTCATCGCACCGTTGAACACCGTGAGATAGACGGCGAGCGAACGTCCCCGAACCCAGTTCGGCAGAATCGATTGTGCGGCCCCGTTCAGTGTGGTCAGCGCAGTGATCCAGGCGGCTCCGAGTGCAAGCAGAGCCAGAATGGCGATCCATCGGTCCGGCGCGAAGGAGAGCCCGGCCATCACGCCCGCCGTGACGAGCGCCGAGCCGAGCAACAGTGTGTCCGCATCGAGCTTTGCGCGAAGTTTCGGCATCACCAGCGCACCGCCGATGGCGCCCGCGCCGACCGCGCCGAGCAAGATGCCGTAGAAACCGGCGTCGCCGCCGAGAAGATTGCGG
The Ensifer sp. WSM1721 genome window above contains:
- a CDS encoding MFS transporter; translation: MSSLSATRAAGGGFAPLRQKTFAILWVATIVGNTGSFIRDVASSWLVTDLSNAPAAVAAVQAAGTLPIFLLAIPAGVLSDILDRRKFLIIIQLLLAGASICLMLLSATGLQTITSLIALTFVGGIGAALMAPTWQAIVPELVPKQDLKGAVALNSLGINISRAIGPAVGGLLLAWFGAAFTYGIDVISYIFVIAALIWWRRAPDVDDGLSERFFGAFRAGLRYARASRELHVVLLRAAAFFVFSSSVWALLPLVARNLLGGDAGFYGILLGAVGAGAIGGALVMPKLRAKLDADTLLLGSALVTAGVMAGLSFAPDRWIAILALLALGAAWITALTTLNGAAQSILPNWVRGRSLAVYLTVFNGAMTAGSLAWGAVAEIAGVPTTLVLGAVGLAVAGLIFHLVKLPKGDADLVASSHWPEPLTAAPVEHDRGPVLVTIEYRVDESDRSDFLQALAKLSGERRRDGAYGWGVTEDAADPQRIVEWFMVESWAEHLRQHRRVSKADADVQQEVRGFHKGPEAPVVNHLLSIDLPHLGRN